The Pyxidicoccus sp. MSG2 DNA segment CGCCGCTCGCGGTCCACCAGCAGCGCCCCGCCCCGCGCGCCCAGCAGCTCCAGCGCGCGCGTCAGCGCCTTCGGCCCCAGCCCGGAGCGGCCGAACAGCTCCGGCTGCGTCAGCCCCCGGTAGCCGGCCTGGCGCAAGAGCCACGCCACCTGCTCCGACGGGTCCGCCTCCAAGAGCGGCGCCACCACTGCCGAGCCCCCCTTGCGGCGCCGGGGCGGCGTAATCGACAGGATGCGGCCGCCCGCCACCGTGGCCCCGCGGCCGGGCAGCGCGCGCGAGCCGCGCAGGATGAAGCGCTGTCCCACCAGCGCGCCTACGGGCCCGTCCAGGCGCAGCTGCGCGAGCGCCGTCTCGCCGGGCTCCAGCCGCTCCACGTCCAGCAGCGCCACCGTGGCCTCCACCTGCGCGGTGCCCAGGTGCAGCAGCAGCTTCCGGCGGCGTGGCAGCGCCGCTTCCGCCGCGGGCAGCAGCGCCAGCTCCACGTCCAGCATCCGCGTCTCCGGCAGCTCCCCCGAGCGCACCAGCACCATGCCCCGGTGCAGCGCCTCCGGCTCCACGCCGGTGACATTCACCGCCGCGCGCTGGCCCGCCTCCACCCTGGGCACCGCCTGCCCGTGCACCTGCACGCCGCGCACGCGGAAGGGGCCGGGCAGCCCGGGCAGCAGCGCCACCGCGTCCTCCACCGCCACCGCGCCCGACAGCAGCGTGCCCGTCACCACCGTGCCGAAGCCCTTGATGGTGAAGACCCGGTCCACCGGCAGGAAGGCGGGCCCCTCCGACGGGCGCTTCGGCAGCGCGCGGGCGGCGCGGGTGAGCGCGGCCTTCAGCGCATCCAACCCCTCGCCCGTCTTCGACGAGCAGGGCACCACGGGCGCGCCCTCCAGGAAGGTGCCGGCGGTGAGCGCGACCAGGTCCGCCTCCACCAGCGCGCGCCACTCCGGGCCCAGCTCCGCCAGCAAGTCCGACTTGGTGAGGGCGATGACGCCGGCCCTCACGCCCAGCAGCCGGCAGATGTCCAGGTGCTCGCGCGTCTGGGGCATGACGCCCTCGTCCGCGGCCACCACCAGCACCGCCAGGTCCACGCCGCCAGCGCCCGCGGCCATGGCCTTCACGAAGCGCTCGTGGCCGGGCACGTCCACCACGCCGGCCACCGTGCCGTCGTCCAGCGTCAGGTGCGCGAAGCCCAGCTCCAGCGTGATTCCACGCCGCTTCTCTTCCTTGAGCCGGTCGGTGTCGATGCCGGTGAGCGCCTTCACCAGGGACGTCTTGCCGTGGTCGATGTGCCCCGCCGTCCCGACAATCATCGCCCCACCGCGCCGGGGTTCACGCCCCCGCCTTGTCCGGGTCCTCGTCGAAGCGCGCGTCGCCGGTGGCCGGCTCGTAGTCCCACGGGAAGACCACCAGCGAGGCGGTGGCCAGCGCGCAGTAGTCCGGCGCGAAGCCCTCAGGCCGCGCCACCAGGCACGCCGTCTCCACCTGCTTCGCGCCCACCTCGCGCGCCAGTTGCGACGCCAGCTCCAGCGTGTCGCCACTGGAGGCCACGTCGTCCACAATCAGCACGCGGCGCCCCTTCAGCTCGCGCGGCATCTCCCCGGCGACCTTCGGCTTGCCCCGGGCCCGGGCACCCTCGCCCCTGTCGCGGCTGCGGCGGCTGATGCGCACCGGGAAGAACTCGCAGCCGAGCGCCGACGACAGCGCCCCGCCCACGAAGACGCCGCCGTGGGCCACGCCCACCACCGCCTGCGGTGCGAAGGACTCGCGGATGGCGCCGGCCAGTCCCTGCACGGCACGGTCGAACTCCGCCCAGGTCAGCTCGCGCACGCCCTTGGACTTCTTGCGCGACTGGTCCTTGCCCGTGGGCTGGCGGGGGGCCTCCACCTGCGGCGCCAACACCATGTCCGCGGGAATGGAGACGAGCTTCTCCGCCTGCCTCCGGTCCGCCTTCGACGCGGGGGTGGGCTGGGTGGAGGACTTCTTCGGAGAGGACTTCGCGGTGGGCTTGCGCTTGCCCTGGGCCCTGGGCCCGGGCGCTGCCCGCTTGGTGGCCACGGCGTTGACTCCGGCTGGGGTGCGTGCGGGCCCCGTCATACCCCGAGCCACACGCCCTGGCCACATCCGGCCGCCTCTTCGGCGTCAGAAGCCGAAGAGGCGACTCGCGGCCCGCCTTCAGGCGCTCAGCTTCTCTTCCACCATGCGGTCGGCCACCTGCTCGGGGCGAAGGCCGGAGTCCTTCGCGCGGGCCAGCACCGTGTCGATGGTCTCGAAGATGAGCGCGGCGCGGGCGTAGGCCTTCTCCCGGTCATACCCCGCCCACTCCTGGGCCACGTTGATGAGGCCGCCCGCGTTGGCCGCGTAGTCCGGCACGTACAGGATGCCGCGCTTCGCCAGCTGCTCGCCGTGGCGCGTGGTGAGGAGCTGATTGTTGGCCGCGCCACACACCGCCTTCACACGCAGCATCGGCAGGGTGGTGTCGTTGATGGCGCCGCCCAGCGCGCAGGGGGCGTAGATGTCCGCCTCCATGCGGTGCAGCTCGTCGGCGCTCACCGAGGTGGCCCCGTACTGCTTCACGGCATGCTCCACGCTCGCGGAGTTGATGTCGCTCACCCACACCTTCGCGCCACGCTCGTGCAGCTCCTTCACGAGGTACATGCCCACGTGGCCCACGCCCAGCACCGTGACGCGCAGCCCCTTGAGGCTCGGCCGGCCGAAGAGGTGCTTCGCCGTGGCCTCCATGGCGCGCGCCACGCCGTACGCCGTCACCGGCGACGGGTCCCCGCTGCGCTCCTTCAGGCCCACGACGTACTTCGTGTGCTTGCGCACGTGCTCCATGTCGTCCGTGCTGGTGCCGCTGTCCTCGGTGGTGATGTACCGGCCGCCGAGCGACTCCACCGCGCGGCCGAAGGACTCGAAGAGCTTCGCCCGGTCGAAGTTGCCTCGGGGCAGCATGATGACGGCCTTGCCACCGCCGTGCGGCAGCCCGGCCAGCGCCGCCTTGTACGTCATGCCCCGCGCGAGCCGGAGCGCGTCGGCGACGGCTTCCTCCTCGCTCGTGTAGGTCGACAGCGCGCGCGTGCCGCCCAGGCCCGGCCCCAGCCGCGTGTTGTGCATGCCGACGATGGCGCGCAGGCCCGTCCGCGAATCACTGAGAAGGTGGACGGCCTCGTAGCCGCCCTCGAGCAGTTGCGTGAAGTAGCTCATGGCGCGGCGGCAAGTACCGTTGAGGCCCCCTCAAGTCAAATCCCACCGGCCTCCAACATGGCCCGAATTTCCTCTCCTGGAATGACATAGCGCGTCGTGCAGAACTGGCACGTGGCCTCCGCCTGCCCTTCCTTCTCCAGCAGGTCCGTCAGCTCCTCGCGCCCCATGGCCAGGAGCGCGCGCTTCACGCGGTCCTTGCTGCACGAACAGCCAAAGCGCAGTGGATAACGCGACATCACCTCGAAGTCCGACTCGGGCAGCAGCGCGCGCAGCACCGCCGACGCGCCGGACGCCGCATGCGCCTGGAGCACGGGCACGAAGTCGCGGCGCAGGCGCAGGCCCAGCGCCTTGAAGGCGTCCATGTCCCCGCTGGGGAGCGGCTGGACGAGCAGGCCCGCGACGATGCCCAGCGACTCCGCCGCGCCGTCGCCACCGGAGGGCAGTTGGGCGAGCAGCAGGTGCGAGGGGAGCTGGTCGGACTGGTGGAGGTAGCGCTCCAGGTCGGCCGCCAGGTCGAAGTGCACCAGGTCCACCGAGGAGCGGTAGAACTCGCCGCCACCCTGATCGCGCAGCACGGACAAGAAGCCCTTGTTTCCGAACACGGGACGCCAGTGGTACTGGCCCTCGCCGCCCACGTACTCCACCTGCGGGTTCTTCACGTAGCCGCGCACGAGCCCGGAGGCGTCGCCATCCACGAAGAGGCCGCGCAGGGGGCCGTCACACTCCACCTGGAGGTTGATGCGCGAGTCGTGTTTCTGGAGGGCGCCCAGGAGGGCGGCGGCGGTGAGGGCCTGCGACAGGAGGGCCGCGGCGGCGGGCGCGGTGCCATGGGTGGCGCGCGCCTGGCGGGACAGCTCCGGGGTGGTGGCCAGCACCACGCGCAGGTCCGTATTCTTCAGCAATCCACTGACGAGCTCATCGGACATAGGCAAGCGACTAGCGTGCCCGAGCCCGCATTGCCCGCCAACGACAGAAGGCGGGCGCCCCTCCGCCCGTCGGGGGAGCAGCAGCCTGCCCCGGGGTGACGCATAAGGTCAGCCTTATGCCTTCGTGTGGGGCGGCTGGTATCCGGGGATGCGGAAGAAATCCAGCCCCCCGGCCGGAACGGTTATAAACCGCCGTCCGACTTGTCACCTGACATTGACTTGGACGCGGTACCCGCCCGCGCGCCGTCGCTGGAGACCCGATGAGCAGCCAAGCCGCCGCAGCCGTTCCGACGAAGACACCGCTCCTCAAGTCCCGCCTGGGCTCGTTCCTGGCAGTGGTGCCCCTGTCCATCTGGGTCATCAACCACATCTGGGACAACCTCTCCGCCTTCAAGGGCGCGGCGGCATGGGAGGCGTCGGTGACGACGTACTCCAACCCCTTCGGACAGGCCTTCACCTTCGTCATCGTGATTCTGCCGCTGCTCATCCACACCTTCTGGGGTCTGGCGCGGCTGTTCAGCTTCAAGCCCAACAACGCGAGCTACAACAACTACGGCAACCTCAAGTACATCGTGCAGCGCATCAGCGCGGTGGGCGTGCTCTTCTTCCTCGGCGCCCACATCTGGCTGGCCTTCCTGCACCCGCGCCTGGTGGAAGGGCACGCGGAGCCGTTCTCCGACATCTCCCGGGAGATGCACCACCACCTGCCCACGCTCCTCGTGTACCTGCTGGGCACGCTGGGCACCGCGTACCACCTGGCCAACGGCCTCCAGGGCTTCGCCATGTCCTGGGGCATCTTCGCCAGCGACCGCTCCATGCGCCGCTTCGAGCCGGTCGCCATCGGCCTGTTCCTGCTCCTGACGGCGATGAGCTGGGGCGCCATCTACGCGCTCTACACCGCGGGCGCCGCCTTCAGCCCCGAGCTCGCCTCCCTCATTCCGTGACGTGAGGCCGGGCCCGGGAGCACGGGCCCTCGCAGCGCCGCGAAAAACAACCGGCCGCCCCCCAGTTTCGGGGAGCGGCCGGTTTCATTTCCAGGGGCTCGCGCGGGTCAGAACGGGATGTCGTCGTCACCACCGGCGTGGCCACCACCCATGTTGTTGCTGTCAT contains these protein-coding regions:
- the selB gene encoding selenocysteine-specific translation elongation factor, with product MIVGTAGHIDHGKTSLVKALTGIDTDRLKEEKRRGITLELGFAHLTLDDGTVAGVVDVPGHERFVKAMAAGAGGVDLAVLVVAADEGVMPQTREHLDICRLLGVRAGVIALTKSDLLAELGPEWRALVEADLVALTAGTFLEGAPVVPCSSKTGEGLDALKAALTRAARALPKRPSEGPAFLPVDRVFTIKGFGTVVTGTLLSGAVAVEDAVALLPGLPGPFRVRGVQVHGQAVPRVEAGQRAAVNVTGVEPEALHRGMVLVRSGELPETRMLDVELALLPAAEAALPRRRKLLLHLGTAQVEATVALLDVERLEPGETALAQLRLDGPVGALVGQRFILRGSRALPGRGATVAGGRILSITPPRRRKGGSAVVAPLLEADPSEQVAWLLRQAGYRGLTQPELFGRSGLGPKALTRALELLGARGGALLVDRERRLYLSGEVFEGLQGRALALLAAFHEREPLREGLPREELRQRLSAELDSRTFQRVTQALVDAGKVELDKEVVRLKGRGRTLSLGDEAARTKLAAELSAAGLAPPTLNELAQKLQLPMPRLQELLKVMVAGGMAVRVSDELCFDAGALAGLRERLVAHLREKKDITTQAFKEMVGQSRKFVIPLSEYFDREKVTLRVGEKRVLRRG
- a CDS encoding phosphoribosyltransferase, which encodes MATKRAAPGPRAQGKRKPTAKSSPKKSSTQPTPASKADRRQAEKLVSIPADMVLAPQVEAPRQPTGKDQSRKKSKGVRELTWAEFDRAVQGLAGAIRESFAPQAVVGVAHGGVFVGGALSSALGCEFFPVRISRRSRDRGEGARARGKPKVAGEMPRELKGRRVLIVDDVASSGDTLELASQLAREVGAKQVETACLVARPEGFAPDYCALATASLVVFPWDYEPATGDARFDEDPDKAGA
- a CDS encoding Leu/Phe/Val dehydrogenase; translated protein: MSYFTQLLEGGYEAVHLLSDSRTGLRAIVGMHNTRLGPGLGGTRALSTYTSEEEAVADALRLARGMTYKAALAGLPHGGGKAVIMLPRGNFDRAKLFESFGRAVESLGGRYITTEDSGTSTDDMEHVRKHTKYVVGLKERSGDPSPVTAYGVARAMEATAKHLFGRPSLKGLRVTVLGVGHVGMYLVKELHERGAKVWVSDINSASVEHAVKQYGATSVSADELHRMEADIYAPCALGGAINDTTLPMLRVKAVCGAANNQLLTTRHGEQLAKRGILYVPDYAANAGGLINVAQEWAGYDREKAYARAALIFETIDTVLARAKDSGLRPEQVADRMVEEKLSA
- a CDS encoding Hsp33 family molecular chaperone HslO, encoding MSDELVSGLLKNTDLRVVLATTPELSRQARATHGTAPAAAALLSQALTAAALLGALQKHDSRINLQVECDGPLRGLFVDGDASGLVRGYVKNPQVEYVGGEGQYHWRPVFGNKGFLSVLRDQGGGEFYRSSVDLVHFDLAADLERYLHQSDQLPSHLLLAQLPSGGDGAAESLGIVAGLLVQPLPSGDMDAFKALGLRLRRDFVPVLQAHAASGASAVLRALLPESDFEVMSRYPLRFGCSCSKDRVKRALLAMGREELTDLLEKEGQAEATCQFCTTRYVIPGEEIRAMLEAGGI
- a CDS encoding succinate dehydrogenase — protein: MSSQAAAAVPTKTPLLKSRLGSFLAVVPLSIWVINHIWDNLSAFKGAAAWEASVTTYSNPFGQAFTFVIVILPLLIHTFWGLARLFSFKPNNASYNNYGNLKYIVQRISAVGVLFFLGAHIWLAFLHPRLVEGHAEPFSDISREMHHHLPTLLVYLLGTLGTAYHLANGLQGFAMSWGIFASDRSMRRFEPVAIGLFLLLTAMSWGAIYALYTAGAAFSPELASLIP